Proteins encoded by one window of Salvia splendens isolate huo1 chromosome 7, SspV2, whole genome shotgun sequence:
- the LOC121742363 gene encoding uncharacterized protein LOC121742363 isoform X1, with protein sequence MATNAIRDALMKNSNFGSQAFSSKGLFSGSFVGASSSATYFAIATPFAYRALFGDGPMHITYCDAGAVLDEDFSSVMQSGQVGYVDASVAVKSSKSISTWNTFGNEVRDSFKQYDIQLKPLFSAFHWKNFGLTSLRSFMLFYLPLLEPRPPREDDEEDFLVENPEEHHVDLVEPFKKSVIQIARETSVVTTRRILERLAVHFASQRIAWKLLKDVPKSAIRKAARKMPTCTFCFCVSRTTLRGHLLGVVASWAVQVGINIYGFLYTITKSKNDSDATIDTTEEIKTLGKKVYGTSVRCVSSLVFASIGAGIGATLIRPSTGQWVGCLLGDLGGPIIVTFCFEKLGWAL encoded by the exons ATGGCGACCAATGCAATTCGTGATGCGCTTATGAAAAATTCCAACTTTGGGAGCCAAGCTTTCAGCTCCAAAGGCCTATTCTCCGGAAGCTTCGTGGGTGCCTCCTCCTCCGCCACTTATTTCGCCATTGCAACTCCTTTTGCTTATCGAGCTTTGTTTGG GGATGGCCCTATGCACATTACCTATTGTGATGCTGGTGCAGTCCTAGATGAAGATTTCAGTTCTGTTATGCAGAGCGGGCAAGTTGGCTATGTTGATGCATCTGTTGCTGTGAAGAGCAGTAAAAGTATTTCCACTTGGAATACTTTCGGGAATGAAGTAAGAGATAGTTTCAAGCAGTATGATATCCAGTTGAAACCACTCTTCTCAGCATTTCATTGGAAAAATTTTGGCCTGACATCATTGAGGTCTTTTATGTTATTCTATTTGCCTCTTTTGGAACCCCGTCCACCTAGAGAGGATGACGAGGAAGACTTTCTAGTTGAGAATCCTGAAGAGCATCATGTAGATTTGGTTGAGCCATTTAAGAAATCAGTGATACAGATAGCCCGTGAG ACGAGTGTGGTTACCACAAGGCGTATCCTTGAAAGACTTGCTGTTCATTTCGCTTCACAACGCATAGCATGGAAACTTCTGAAGG ATGTTCCCAAATCCGCAATTCGGAAGGCAGCAAGGAAAATGCCAACTTGTACATTCTGTTTCTGTGTTAGCAGAACCACCCTCAGAG GACATCTCCTCGGAGTTGTAGCTTCATGGGCTGTTCAAGTTGGCATCAATATCTATGGATTTCTTTATACTATAACTAAATCCAAGAATGACAGTGATGCAACAATTGATACAACAGAGGAAATTAAGACACTCGGAAAGAAGGTTTATGGTACCAGTGTCCGATGTGTTTCCTCACTAGTTTTTGCATCTATCGGAGCTGGCATTGGAGCTACGTTGATTCGTCCCTCAACGGGGCAGTGGGTTG GGTGTTTGCTTGGGGATTTAGGAGGACCAATTATCGTTACATTCTGTTTCGAGAAACTTGGCTGGGCACTTTAA
- the LOC121742363 gene encoding uncharacterized protein LOC121742363 isoform X2, with amino-acid sequence MYCFQGGLLCDGTHAMQGLDSICMAYERDGPMHITYCDAGAVLDEDFSSVMQSGQVGYVDASVAVKSSKSISTWNTFGNEVRDSFKQYDIQLKPLFSAFHWKNFGLTSLRSFMLFYLPLLEPRPPREDDEEDFLVENPEEHHVDLVEPFKKSVIQIARETSVVTTRRILERLAVHFASQRIAWKLLKDVPKSAIRKAARKMPTCTFCFCVSRTTLRGHLLGVVASWAVQVGINIYGFLYTITKSKNDSDATIDTTEEIKTLGKKVYGTSVRCVSSLVFASIGAGIGATLIRPSTGQWVGCLLGDLGGPIIVTFCFEKLGWAL; translated from the exons ATGTATTGTTTTCAAGGGGGACTTTTATGCGATGGTACCCATGCTATGCAAGGTCTGGATAGTATCTGCATGGCTTATGAAAG GGATGGCCCTATGCACATTACCTATTGTGATGCTGGTGCAGTCCTAGATGAAGATTTCAGTTCTGTTATGCAGAGCGGGCAAGTTGGCTATGTTGATGCATCTGTTGCTGTGAAGAGCAGTAAAAGTATTTCCACTTGGAATACTTTCGGGAATGAAGTAAGAGATAGTTTCAAGCAGTATGATATCCAGTTGAAACCACTCTTCTCAGCATTTCATTGGAAAAATTTTGGCCTGACATCATTGAGGTCTTTTATGTTATTCTATTTGCCTCTTTTGGAACCCCGTCCACCTAGAGAGGATGACGAGGAAGACTTTCTAGTTGAGAATCCTGAAGAGCATCATGTAGATTTGGTTGAGCCATTTAAGAAATCAGTGATACAGATAGCCCGTGAG ACGAGTGTGGTTACCACAAGGCGTATCCTTGAAAGACTTGCTGTTCATTTCGCTTCACAACGCATAGCATGGAAACTTCTGAAGG ATGTTCCCAAATCCGCAATTCGGAAGGCAGCAAGGAAAATGCCAACTTGTACATTCTGTTTCTGTGTTAGCAGAACCACCCTCAGAG GACATCTCCTCGGAGTTGTAGCTTCATGGGCTGTTCAAGTTGGCATCAATATCTATGGATTTCTTTATACTATAACTAAATCCAAGAATGACAGTGATGCAACAATTGATACAACAGAGGAAATTAAGACACTCGGAAAGAAGGTTTATGGTACCAGTGTCCGATGTGTTTCCTCACTAGTTTTTGCATCTATCGGAGCTGGCATTGGAGCTACGTTGATTCGTCCCTCAACGGGGCAGTGGGTTG GGTGTTTGCTTGGGGATTTAGGAGGACCAATTATCGTTACATTCTGTTTCGAGAAACTTGGCTGGGCACTTTAA
- the LOC121810307 gene encoding NDR1/HIN1-like protein 13, with protein sequence MAAAADSPPPPSPSTDAPPQAESDQIKKPPPPNLAPPPTTYVVRVPREQIFYYPPPGNTAKYEKLSRGRERRSFCCRCCCFTSCLLFLLIIAAAVSAVAMYLVFGFQSPGYTVTKVAIHGMNLTSATPISPGFDVTVRAENPNRKVDIYYLKESSVNVYYDGVMLGYGVLPDFYQPRKSVTVVRATVAGSDIVLGGAAKAKLRNAQNRGKVPLLLTVEAPVKFEVGAVKTPFWTS encoded by the coding sequence ATGGCTGCCGCCGCAGACTCTCCGCCTCCGCCTTCGCCTTCAACCGACGCACCACCACAAGCTGAATCCGACCAGATTAAGAAGCCTCCGCCTCCGAATCTGGCTCCTCCACCCACAACCTACGTCGTCCGGGTACCGAGAGAGCAGATCTTCTACTATCCTCCGCCGGGGAACACCGCAAAATACGAGAAGCTCAGCCGAGGTAGAGAACGCCGGAGCTTCTGCTGCAGATGCTGCTGCTTCACCTCATGCCTCCTCTTCCTCTTGATCATCGCCGCTGCCGTCTCCGCCGTAGCGATGTACCTGGTCTTCGGATTCCAATCGCCGGGTTACACAGTGACCAAAGTCGCTATACACGGAATGAATCTAACTTCCGCGACGCCGATCTCACCGGGATTCGACGTCACCGTCAGAGCCGAGAACCCTAATCGCAAGGTCGACATCTACTATTTGAAGGAAAGCTCCGTAAATGTTTACTACGACGGAGTGATGCTCGGCTACGGCGTTTTGCCCGATTTCTACCAGCCGAGGAAGAGTGTGACGGTGGTTCGGGCGACGGTGGCGGGTTCCGATATCGTTCTTGGCGGTGCCGCTAAAGCGAAGTTAAGGAATGCGCAGAACCGCGGGAAAGTGCCGTTACTGTTGACGGTAGAAGCGCCCGTTAAGTTTGAAGTGGGAGCCGTTAAGACGCCGTTTTGGACAAGTTGa